The following coding sequences lie in one Polynucleobacter necessarius genomic window:
- the fcl gene encoding GDP-L-fucose synthase — MSQDLNQKIYVAGHSGMVGSAIVRSLQAKGYSNIVTRTHQELDLTNQADVKKFFEQEKPDQVYLAAAKVGGIYANNTFPAEFIYQNLMMEANVIHHAFLSGVRKLLFLGSSCIYPKLAEQPMTESALLTGKLESTNEPYAIAKIAGIKLCESYNRQYGVSHGIDYRSVMPTNLYGPGDNYHPENSHVIPALIRRFHEAKVAQVSEVIIWGTGSPKREFLYVDDMAAASIFVMELDRSVYHKNVEPMESHLNVGYGSDVTILELAKEVGKVVGYQGQIGLDLTKPDGAHRKWMNSNKLSHLGWFPRVPLENGLKSAYQDFLTKHDDKI, encoded by the coding sequence ATGAGCCAAGATCTAAATCAAAAGATTTATGTAGCGGGTCACAGTGGTATGGTGGGTTCGGCGATTGTAAGGAGTTTGCAAGCAAAGGGTTATAGCAATATCGTTACGCGGACCCATCAAGAATTGGATTTAACCAATCAGGCCGATGTAAAGAAATTCTTTGAGCAAGAAAAACCCGACCAAGTCTACTTGGCAGCCGCGAAGGTGGGAGGTATTTATGCGAATAACACTTTCCCTGCGGAGTTCATTTATCAAAATCTGATGATGGAGGCTAACGTCATTCATCATGCCTTTTTGAGCGGCGTTCGAAAATTACTTTTTTTGGGGTCAAGTTGTATTTATCCAAAGCTTGCTGAGCAGCCGATGACTGAGAGTGCATTGCTGACCGGAAAATTAGAGTCTACTAATGAGCCTTACGCAATTGCGAAGATTGCTGGTATTAAATTGTGTGAAAGTTACAATCGTCAGTATGGCGTATCACACGGAATTGACTATCGATCCGTCATGCCAACCAATCTATATGGCCCTGGCGATAATTATCACCCCGAAAATAGCCATGTGATACCTGCTTTAATTCGCCGTTTCCATGAGGCCAAAGTTGCTCAAGTCTCCGAGGTAATTATTTGGGGTACTGGTTCACCTAAGCGTGAATTTCTATATGTTGACGATATGGCGGCTGCTTCGATATTTGTAATGGAGCTTGACAGATCAGTTTATCATAAAAATGTTGAGCCAATGGAAAGTCACCTCAACGTTGGCTATGGAAGCGATGTCACCATTTTGGAATTGGCTAAAGAAGTTGGAAAGGTTGTTGGATATCAAGGTCAGATCGGCCTGGACTTAACTAAGCCTGATGGAGCGCATCGCAAATGGATGAATTCAAACAAATTATCGCATTTGGGATGGTTTCCGAGAGTGCCATTAGAAAATGGCTTAAAAAGCGCATATCAAGATTTTTTAACAAAACATGATGATAAAATCTAG
- a CDS encoding NAD-dependent epimerase/dehydratase family protein: protein MRILITGGAGCLGSNLIEHWLPQDHQIFVIDNFATGKREVVPDVQGLTVCEGSIVNLELLNECFAAFKPQVVIHAAASYKDSNNWVEDSSTNVIGSANVAKMAKAHGAARLINFQTALCYGRPKAIPISNTHPTAPFSYGITKTAGEHFISVKKGSSNLAEAISSLENLDLIDRMVDRAYQDVIASGRYSYKSFVEMVDQELDKSMTNMDKDGHQSPLKEAIKVDANIPTPITTMPILSQIAKPLFVNNGFMRFGTYLWQFAIPETLKIYLRPKIKYFFK, encoded by the coding sequence ATGCGAATACTAATTACTGGTGGTGCTGGTTGTCTTGGTTCTAATTTAATTGAACACTGGTTGCCACAGGATCATCAAATATTTGTTATTGATAACTTTGCCACCGGCAAGCGCGAGGTTGTTCCTGATGTCCAGGGTTTAACCGTTTGTGAGGGCTCGATTGTAAATTTAGAATTATTAAATGAGTGTTTCGCAGCATTTAAACCTCAGGTTGTCATTCATGCAGCAGCCTCATACAAGGATTCGAATAACTGGGTAGAAGATTCAAGTACTAACGTTATTGGAAGTGCTAATGTTGCCAAAATGGCAAAGGCTCATGGAGCAGCTCGTTTGATTAATTTTCAGACTGCACTTTGCTATGGGCGACCAAAGGCTATACCAATTTCAAACACGCATCCAACAGCACCCTTTAGCTATGGAATTACAAAAACTGCAGGAGAGCACTTTATTTCTGTTAAGAAGGGTAGTAGTAACTTGGCTGAGGCTATTTCATCACTTGAAAACTTAGATTTAATTGATCGTATGGTGGATCGTGCATATCAAGATGTAATTGCCTCCGGCCGATATTCATATAAGTCATTTGTAGAAATGGTTGATCAAGAGTTAGATAAATCAATGACAAACATGGATAAAGATGGGCATCAATCTCCTTTAAAGGAGGCAATTAAAGTAGATGCTAACATTCCAACGCCAATAACTACAATGCCCATTCTCTCTCAAATAGCAAAACCATTATTTGTTAATAATGGTTTTATGCGGTTTGGAACTTATCTATGGCAATTCGCAATTCCAGAAACGCTGAAGATATATTTGCGACCCAAAATTAAATATTTTTTTAAATAA
- a CDS encoding N-acetyltransferase, whose protein sequence is MTIHPTAIIDEGAQLGVGSRVWHWVHICSGAKIGNGCSFGQNVFVGNDVVIGNNVKVQNNVSIYDAVTLEDDVFCGPSMVFTNVFNPRSGVVRKDEYRRTLVKRGSTIGANATIVCGVVLGEYSFIAAGAVINRDVKPFALMTGLPAKQIGWMSKFGEKLDLPLLGNCQAICPNTGDKYQLIEGQCKIVAE, encoded by the coding sequence ATAACCATTCACCCTACTGCTATCATTGATGAGGGTGCTCAGCTCGGTGTGGGTTCCAGAGTTTGGCATTGGGTCCATATATGTTCTGGTGCAAAGATTGGGAATGGCTGCTCTTTTGGACAAAATGTATTTGTAGGTAATGATGTTGTTATTGGTAACAATGTTAAGGTGCAAAACAATGTCAGCATTTATGATGCGGTAACACTGGAAGACGATGTTTTTTGTGGACCAAGCATGGTATTCACAAATGTATTTAACCCGAGATCAGGGGTGGTACGTAAAGATGAATATCGGCGCACTTTGGTTAAGCGAGGAAGTACTATTGGCGCAAATGCCACAATCGTCTGCGGAGTGGTTTTGGGAGAATATTCTTTTATTGCCGCAGGTGCGGTGATTAATAGGGATGTAAAGCCTTTTGCCTTGATGACAGGTCTGCCTGCTAAGCAAATTGGGTGGATGAGTAAATTTGGTGAAAAGCTAGATTTGCCATTATTGGGCAACTGTCAAGCTATCTGCCCTAACACAGGCGATAAATATCAATTAATAGAGGGTCAATGCAAGATAGTTGCAGAGTGA
- the asnB gene encoding asparagine synthase (glutamine-hydrolyzing), giving the protein MCGIVGGWFAFDGSQLRDSMNLALEAMRLRGPNDRGAIFIEDSNGTVALGHTRLSIIDLSSGGHQPMESACGRYSIIFNGEIYNYLELRAELKDLGVVFITNSDTEVLLAAWMQWGATSLSKLSGMFAFVVLDRGEETLTCVRDAFGIKPLFYSQESSLFIFASELKALQLIKAEKCELNWQTSYDYLMYGAYDSNNQTFIENIEHLLPGHLLVFDAKKRVLSQPVKWWNPDRSAKDIGFKGATEMLREIFLKSIRLHLRSDVPVGAALSGGLDSSSVVCAIRYLDKQIPIHTFSYIARGSPLSEEGWVDQVNQFVGAKSHKILVSPEEMMADLDDMILAQGEPFGTTSIYAQYRVFREAKNSGVLVTLDGQGADELLAGYSGFPGQRIHSLIDKGEYLKAYRFLIHWSAWPGRSFSGGLKRLVGELTKNSGFYTYLRKMNGEGAGVSWLNESMLLEHGVKLGFPTKQKSDDLIIGRRLIETLYSSLTLDGLPSLLRHADRNSMRFSVESRVPFLTTEMAEFLLSLPESYLVDYTGETKHIFRAAMKEIVPENILYRKDKVGFETPQSDWLNILMPQLKKWVSCDLSIPFLNHDSVLAYFDSAIKNPLSDTSKIWRLVNFYRWYKQFLLK; this is encoded by the coding sequence ATGTGTGGAATAGTTGGGGGATGGTTCGCATTTGATGGATCTCAGTTGCGAGATAGTATGAACCTAGCTTTAGAGGCTATGAGGTTGCGTGGTCCAAATGATCGTGGCGCAATATTTATTGAAGATTCTAACGGTACCGTTGCATTAGGGCATACACGTCTATCCATTATTGATTTGTCCTCCGGTGGTCATCAGCCAATGGAATCGGCTTGCGGCAGATACTCCATTATTTTTAATGGCGAGATCTATAACTATTTAGAGTTAAGGGCTGAATTAAAAGATTTAGGCGTTGTATTTATAACGAATTCAGACACTGAGGTTTTACTAGCTGCTTGGATGCAATGGGGCGCAACGAGTTTATCAAAACTTTCAGGGATGTTTGCTTTTGTTGTGCTTGATCGTGGTGAGGAAACCTTGACTTGTGTAAGAGATGCTTTTGGAATTAAACCACTTTTTTACTCCCAGGAGTCCTCTCTTTTTATATTCGCATCCGAATTGAAGGCGCTCCAATTAATTAAAGCAGAAAAATGTGAACTAAATTGGCAGACAAGTTACGATTATCTAATGTATGGGGCGTATGATAGCAACAATCAAACTTTTATTGAAAATATTGAGCATTTATTGCCGGGACATTTATTGGTTTTTGACGCCAAGAAGAGGGTTTTGTCTCAACCGGTTAAATGGTGGAATCCAGATAGATCTGCAAAAGATATTGGGTTTAAGGGTGCCACAGAAATGCTCAGAGAAATATTCCTTAAGAGCATTAGGTTACATTTGCGTAGTGATGTGCCTGTAGGAGCTGCTCTATCAGGAGGATTGGATTCATCATCTGTTGTTTGTGCTATTCGTTATTTAGATAAACAAATTCCAATCCATACTTTTAGTTATATTGCTAGGGGTAGCCCGCTGTCAGAGGAGGGATGGGTAGATCAGGTTAATCAATTTGTTGGGGCGAAATCACATAAGATTCTTGTGTCCCCAGAAGAAATGATGGCTGATTTGGACGACATGATACTTGCTCAGGGTGAACCTTTTGGCACTACCAGTATTTATGCGCAATATCGAGTTTTTAGAGAGGCCAAGAATAGCGGTGTATTGGTCACCCTAGACGGACAAGGTGCGGATGAATTATTGGCGGGCTACAGCGGATTTCCTGGTCAAAGGATCCATTCTCTTATTGACAAGGGAGAATATTTAAAAGCTTATCGATTTTTAATACATTGGAGTGCATGGCCTGGAAGAAGTTTTTCGGGCGGCTTAAAGCGTTTAGTGGGTGAGTTGACTAAGAACTCGGGTTTCTACACATATTTGCGAAAAATGAATGGTGAGGGGGCTGGTGTTTCATGGTTGAATGAGTCCATGCTTTTGGAGCATGGAGTGAAGTTGGGCTTTCCCACTAAGCAAAAGAGTGATGATTTAATTATCGGCAGAAGACTGATAGAGACTTTATATTCCTCCCTTACTTTAGATGGACTGCCATCATTACTAAGACATGCTGACAGAAATTCTATGAGATTTTCTGTGGAGAGTAGAGTTCCTTTTTTAACAACTGAAATGGCAGAATTTTTACTCTCCTTGCCTGAGAGTTATTTGGTCGATTACACCGGCGAGACTAAGCATATCTTTAGAGCTGCTATGAAAGAAATCGTTCCAGAAAATATTCTTTATCGGAAAGATAAAGTTGGATTTGAGACACCACAATCAGATTGGCTTAATATTTTAATGCCTCAATTAAAAAAGTGGGTATCTTGTGATCTGAGCATTCCATTTTTGAATCACGATTCTGTCTTGGCATATTTCGATTCCGCTATTAAAAACCCTTTATCAGATACGTCAAAAATATGGCGGCTGGTAAATTTTTATCGCTGGTATAAGCAATTTTTATTGAAATGA
- a CDS encoding NAD-dependent epimerase/dehydratase family protein, which produces MLTGGLCQIGSHVVEMLLDRGDKVIAIDSLATGRREHLADHPNLTVLIDTIADKAVVDKLVGDFNPDAIVHTAASYKDPDDWYNDTLTNCVGGSNIVNAAKQFGVGRFIYFQTALCYGLKPTQSPVCLDHPRNNPVGSSYAISKTTNEFYLEFSGIDFVTFRLANVVGPRNVVGPRNVAGPRNVAGPLPIFYQRLKDGKQCFVTEARRDFVYVKDLARVVLKAIDGVGHGAYHFSSGKDIAIQELYDVVVNALDIPGKPKVEVKPLGPDDVFSILLDPSRTFADFGEIQFAPLQETVSAAMDYYQKHGTLGEYTHLRLEDKKK; this is translated from the coding sequence CTGTTAACTGGCGGCTTATGCCAAATTGGGTCTCATGTGGTTGAGATGTTGCTTGATCGTGGCGATAAAGTGATTGCTATTGATAGTTTGGCGACGGGAAGAAGAGAACATCTGGCTGATCATCCCAATTTAACCGTTTTAATTGATACGATTGCTGATAAAGCAGTGGTAGATAAATTGGTCGGTGACTTTAATCCTGATGCCATTGTTCACACTGCCGCCTCTTACAAGGATCCAGATGATTGGTATAACGACACCCTGACTAATTGTGTTGGCGGTTCAAACATTGTCAATGCAGCTAAACAATTTGGTGTTGGTCGATTTATTTACTTTCAGACGGCCCTCTGCTACGGCCTAAAGCCTACCCAGTCGCCTGTTTGCTTAGACCATCCTCGCAACAACCCTGTTGGTAGTAGTTACGCGATTTCTAAAACTACTAACGAGTTTTATCTTGAATTTTCGGGGATTGATTTTGTAACCTTTAGGCTTGCAAATGTGGTTGGTCCTAGAAATGTGGTTGGTCCTAGAAATGTGGCTGGTCCTAGAAATGTGGCTGGTCCACTTCCCATCTTTTACCAGCGCTTGAAGGATGGTAAGCAATGTTTTGTTACTGAAGCACGCAGGGACTTTGTGTACGTAAAAGACCTTGCACGCGTTGTATTAAAGGCGATTGATGGCGTTGGTCACGGCGCTTATCACTTTTCCTCTGGCAAGGATATTGCAATTCAAGAGTTGTATGATGTGGTTGTCAATGCTCTGGATATTCCTGGCAAGCCCAAGGTTGAGGTAAAGCCCTTAGGTCCGGATGATGTTTTCAGTATCTTGCTAGATCCAAGTCGAACTTTTGCAGATTTTGGTGAGATTCAATTTGCTCCTTTGCAAGAAACTGTGTCTGCCGCAATGGACTACTATCAAAAACATGGTACGTTAGGTGAGTACACCCACCTCAGACTAGAAGACAAAAAGAAATAA
- a CDS encoding DegT/DnrJ/EryC1/StrS family aminotransferase, whose product MEFIDLKKQYLNLKNEIDAGIARVLNHGQFILGPEVQELEEKLAAYSGAKYCISVANGTDALQIAQMAMNIGPGDEVITPGFTYIATAETVVLLGAKPVYVDIDPKTYNIDPGLIESAITPRTKAIIPVSLYGQCADFDAINQIAARHNIPVIEDAAQSFGALYKGRKSCNLSTISCTSFFPSKPLGCYGDGGAIFTNDEELAKVIRQIARHGQDRRYHHIRVGVNSRLDTIQAAILLPKLAILDEERNLRQAIADRYGKLLSEIGVKSTPFIDADNQSIWAQYTIQANNREQVQSTLKDAGIPTAVHYPIPLNLQPAVADPKAVLPNGDRIAREVMSLPMGPYLIEKDQDLVIAALKKALN is encoded by the coding sequence ATGGAATTTATTGATTTAAAAAAACAATACCTGAATTTAAAAAATGAAATAGATGCTGGAATTGCTCGAGTGCTGAATCATGGTCAATTTATTCTTGGGCCAGAAGTTCAGGAGTTGGAGGAAAAGTTGGCTGCATATTCCGGGGCAAAGTATTGCATTAGTGTTGCCAATGGAACCGATGCTCTGCAAATTGCTCAAATGGCAATGAACATTGGGCCGGGTGATGAGGTGATTACTCCTGGATTTACTTATATTGCTACTGCTGAGACGGTTGTATTATTGGGTGCTAAGCCGGTATATGTTGATATTGATCCTAAGACATACAACATAGATCCAGGATTAATTGAGTCCGCCATTACCCCTCGTACTAAAGCTATTATTCCAGTCAGTCTGTATGGTCAATGTGCGGACTTTGATGCCATCAATCAAATTGCTGCCCGACATAACATCCCAGTAATTGAAGATGCCGCTCAAAGTTTTGGTGCTTTATATAAAGGTCGTAAAAGCTGTAATCTGAGCACAATTTCTTGCACTAGTTTTTTCCCAAGCAAACCATTGGGTTGCTATGGTGATGGTGGAGCAATATTTACAAACGATGAAGAGCTTGCAAAAGTAATTCGACAGATTGCAAGGCATGGGCAGGATCGCAGATACCACCATATTAGAGTTGGCGTAAATAGTCGTTTAGACACTATTCAGGCAGCAATTCTTTTGCCAAAGTTAGCCATTCTGGACGAAGAGAGAAATTTACGTCAGGCTATTGCGGACAGATACGGCAAGTTATTGAGTGAAATTGGTGTTAAAAGTACGCCATTTATTGATGCTGATAATCAAAGTATTTGGGCTCAATACACTATTCAAGCAAACAATCGAGAACAGGTTCAGTCTACTCTTAAAGATGCGGGTATTCCTACGGCCGTGCATTATCCAATCCCTTTAAACCTGCAGCCTGCTGTGGCAGATCCAAAAGCGGTGCTTCCGAATGGTGATCGTATTGCGCGAGAGGTGATGAGTTTGCCAATGGGACCTTATTTGATAGAAAAAGATCAAGATTTAGTTATCGCCGCATTAAAGAAGGCTCTCAATTGA
- the tviB gene encoding Vi polysaccharide biosynthesis UDP-N-acetylglucosamine C-6 dehydrogenase TviB, giving the protein MISHDKKIAIIGLGYVGLPLAVEFGKKYPVIGFDINQKRIDELTSGDDKTLEVSSTELGLAKNLRFSADIASLKECNIFIVTVPTPIDNANRPDLTPLIKASETVGKAIGWGDIVIYESTVYPGCTEEACVPVLEKFSGLTFNKDFFCGYSPERINPGDKINTLTKIKKITSGSTPEVAEIVDRLYNSIITAGTHKASSIKVAEAAKVIENTQRDLNIALINELAVLFNRLNIDTLEVLEAAGSKWNFLPFRPGMVGGHCIGVDPYYLTHKAEEVGYHPQIILAGRRMNDNMARYVARNTIKLMLRNGIDVARSKVGVLGITFKENCPDIRNSKVVDLISELKTWGVDVLVSDPFADASEVAHEYKLKLNPLQNLDSLDALIVAVGHNEYRSMTLKELKSLIKGDKPLLVDVKALYDRDLAKEMGFTVFRL; this is encoded by the coding sequence ATGATTTCTCACGATAAAAAAATTGCCATCATCGGCCTGGGTTATGTCGGCTTGCCATTGGCGGTTGAGTTTGGGAAGAAATATCCTGTGATAGGTTTTGATATTAATCAAAAGAGAATTGATGAATTAACGAGTGGAGATGATAAAACCCTAGAAGTTTCTTCTACCGAATTGGGCTTGGCTAAAAATTTAAGATTTTCAGCTGATATTGCATCTCTTAAGGAATGCAATATTTTTATAGTAACCGTTCCGACACCGATAGATAATGCAAATCGCCCAGATCTAACTCCCTTAATAAAGGCAAGCGAAACTGTTGGTAAAGCTATTGGTTGGGGCGATATTGTTATTTATGAGTCCACGGTATACCCAGGGTGTACAGAGGAGGCCTGTGTTCCAGTATTGGAAAAATTCTCAGGATTAACTTTTAATAAAGATTTTTTCTGCGGTTACAGTCCTGAGCGAATTAATCCTGGAGATAAGATAAATACGCTAACTAAAATCAAGAAGATTACAAGCGGCTCGACTCCGGAGGTTGCAGAAATTGTTGATAGACTTTATAATTCCATCATTACCGCTGGCACACATAAGGCCTCTAGCATAAAGGTTGCTGAAGCGGCGAAAGTTATTGAGAATACACAACGAGATCTGAATATTGCGTTAATTAATGAATTAGCAGTTCTTTTTAATCGATTAAATATCGATACTTTAGAAGTATTGGAAGCTGCAGGTAGTAAGTGGAATTTCTTGCCATTCAGGCCTGGTATGGTGGGTGGACATTGTATTGGCGTGGACCCATATTACTTGACGCATAAGGCTGAAGAGGTCGGGTATCATCCGCAGATTATTTTGGCTGGTCGTCGTATGAACGACAACATGGCTCGTTATGTTGCCCGAAATACAATTAAATTGATGCTTCGTAATGGAATCGATGTCGCTCGAAGTAAAGTAGGGGTGTTGGGTATCACTTTCAAAGAAAATTGCCCTGATATCCGCAATAGTAAGGTTGTTGATTTAATTTCTGAGTTGAAAACTTGGGGTGTTGATGTTCTTGTATCCGATCCTTTTGCGGATGCCAGTGAAGTCGCGCACGAATACAAGCTAAAATTAAACCCTTTGCAAAATCTTGACTCATTAGATGCCTTGATTGTTGCTGTTGGCCATAATGAATATAGGTCTATGACGTTAAAAGAGTTGAAAAGCTTGATAAAGGGAGACAAGCCCCTTCTAGTGGATGTAAAAGCTTTGTATGATCGCGATTTAGCAAAAGAAATGGGCTTTACTGTTTTCAGGCTGTAA
- the wecB gene encoding non-hydrolyzing UDP-N-acetylglucosamine 2-epimerase — MISKLKIITVVGARPQFIKAAAVSRAISSHFSDKIEEKIIHTGQHFDENMSQVFFDELGVPKPHYNLAISGGSHGAMTGRMLEGIEQVLLNEKPDWLLIYGDTNSTLAGALAAAKLHIPIAHVEAGLRSFNMRMPEEINRIVSDRISTLLFCPTETAVQNLKAEGITRGAINVGDVMYDVALYYKNRGVQSSNILERLNLLGKNFILATCHRAENTDDIIRLTNIIEALAQLAKSKPVVLPLHPRTKKLLADFGMENKLGSILCVDPLPFLDMVALEQSAKIIMTDSGSVQKEAFFYGVPCITMREETEWVETVDLGWNILVGASKEKILEAENSFLNEDLKKTIILPYGNGDASIGIIKNLLQH, encoded by the coding sequence TTGATTTCTAAGTTAAAAATAATCACTGTAGTTGGGGCGCGCCCCCAATTTATAAAAGCCGCCGCAGTTTCAAGAGCGATTTCCTCTCATTTTTCTGACAAGATTGAAGAGAAAATTATTCATACGGGTCAGCATTTTGATGAAAATATGTCCCAAGTATTTTTTGACGAGTTGGGAGTGCCCAAACCGCATTACAACTTAGCCATCTCTGGAGGCAGCCATGGCGCCATGACGGGAAGGATGTTGGAGGGTATTGAGCAGGTTTTGCTTAATGAGAAGCCTGATTGGCTATTAATATATGGAGATACTAACTCTACATTAGCTGGAGCCTTAGCTGCGGCCAAGCTGCATATTCCGATTGCTCATGTAGAGGCAGGATTGCGTTCATTTAACATGCGTATGCCCGAAGAAATCAACAGAATTGTCTCTGATCGTATTTCAACATTGTTATTTTGCCCAACAGAGACGGCCGTCCAAAATTTAAAGGCAGAAGGCATAACTCGAGGCGCAATCAATGTTGGTGATGTTATGTACGATGTTGCTCTGTACTACAAGAATAGGGGCGTGCAAAGCAGTAATATTCTTGAGCGCTTAAATTTGCTAGGGAAAAACTTTATTTTGGCTACTTGCCACAGAGCCGAAAATACTGACGATATTATTCGTCTTACTAATATCATCGAGGCTTTGGCGCAATTGGCTAAGAGTAAGCCTGTAGTATTGCCTTTGCATCCACGTACAAAGAAATTGCTTGCCGATTTTGGAATGGAAAATAAACTAGGCTCAATCCTTTGTGTTGACCCTTTGCCATTTTTAGATATGGTGGCACTTGAGCAATCAGCAAAAATTATCATGACAGACTCAGGTAGCGTACAAAAGGAAGCATTCTTTTATGGTGTCCCATGCATAACAATGCGCGAAGAAACCGAATGGGTTGAAACGGTGGATTTAGGTTGGAATATCTTGGTTGGGGCGTCAAAAGAAAAAATTTTAGAGGCCGAAAATAGTTTTCTTAATGAAGATTTGAAGAAAACTATCATCCTTCCTTATGGGAATGGAGATGCCTCTATTGGCATTATTAAAAATCTTTTACAGCATTAA
- a CDS encoding Gfo/Idh/MocA family oxidoreductase: protein MKNFGLIGAAGYIAPRHMKAIKDLGHRLGIAYDINDSVGIIDSVSPQSEFFTEFERFYDRAFQLKRIPELSLDYVSICSPNYLHHSHITAGLRLGADVICEKPLVPTPALLDDLELVEKETGKRVFNILQLRHHDAILKLRDQVAKAPLDKKFDVELTYITSRGKWYFESWKGDQRKSFGVATNIGVHFYDMLHFVFGKLQKNIVHYSGKAKAAGYLEYERARVRWFLSIDANDLPQDVKGKKTTFRSIDISGEQLEFSEGFTDLHTISYQEILQGRGYGLSDARHCIETVDVIRSSSIVAPGSDAHPFVRGLTN from the coding sequence ATGAAAAATTTTGGTTTAATCGGGGCTGCTGGATACATAGCACCAAGACACATGAAGGCTATTAAAGATCTTGGTCATCGGCTCGGTATTGCTTATGATATTAACGATTCAGTTGGAATTATTGATAGCGTCTCTCCACAAAGCGAATTTTTCACTGAGTTTGAGCGCTTCTACGATAGAGCATTTCAGTTAAAAAGAATTCCTGAACTATCGCTAGATTATGTGTCTATTTGTTCGCCTAATTACTTGCATCATTCGCATATTACAGCTGGTTTACGCCTAGGCGCAGATGTAATTTGTGAAAAACCTTTAGTTCCTACCCCAGCATTATTAGACGATTTAGAATTGGTTGAGAAGGAAACTGGCAAGCGCGTTTTTAATATTCTGCAATTACGTCATCATGATGCAATTCTGAAACTACGCGATCAGGTAGCTAAAGCTCCCCTTGATAAAAAATTTGATGTAGAGCTCACTTACATCACCTCAAGAGGCAAGTGGTATTTCGAGAGCTGGAAGGGCGATCAGCGCAAATCCTTTGGGGTGGCTACTAATATTGGCGTGCATTTTTATGACATGCTGCATTTTGTATTTGGAAAATTACAAAAAAATATAGTTCACTACAGTGGTAAGGCTAAAGCTGCTGGCTATTTAGAATACGAGCGCGCAAGAGTAAGGTGGTTTCTTTCTATTGATGCTAATGATTTGCCGCAGGATGTTAAGGGTAAAAAAACAACTTTCCGAAGTATTGACATTAGTGGCGAGCAATTAGAGTTTTCAGAGGGCTTTACTGATTTGCATACTATTAGTTACCAGGAGATTCTGCAGGGTCGGGGTTATGGTTTAAGTGATGCTAGGCATTGTATCGAGACGGTAGACGTTATCAGATCTTCATCAATTGTTGCTCCTGGTAGCGATGCCCATCCTTTTGTGCGGGGGCTAACTAATTGA